A single genomic interval of Rhododendron vialii isolate Sample 1 chromosome 3a, ASM3025357v1 harbors:
- the LOC131320327 gene encoding uncharacterized protein LOC131320327, which translates to MSVSLTVMTFNLLEDQPEDSPNSWQRRRDLCLSVITSYSPNILCTQQGVSSQLEYLQQGLPGYDHFGISRKGAEDTSDQYCTIFYDKEKVELLEGGTFWLSESPSVPGSTSWGSEVPCIATWATFQLKGVEPPGFSFEIVNTIMDEFSPRARRRSALLTWQHIASLPPTLPVVYCGGFNTQKESTTGRFLLGRSREHGVVGDMRDVWPNSRVRKNVSLIRTYHGFKGDKQGALEFLKLIFRALCLCWDRQTQDLHVDWILFRGRSMVPASCEVVSDNMDGYYPSSHYPIFAEFMLPRTVRLLEPSSQDAN; encoded by the exons ATGAGTGTTTCTCTCACTGTAATGACCTTCAATCTTCTTGAAGATCAGCCGGAGGACAGTCCAAACTCGTGGCAGAGGAGGAGAGATTTGTGTCTCAGCGTTATCACCAGTTACTCCCCAAACATCCTCTGTACCCAACAAG GTGTGAGTTCACAGTTGGAGTATCTTCAGCAGGGCTTGCCAG GTTATGATCACTTTGGTATTTCGAGAAAAGGAGCTGAAGACACTTCAGACCAATATTGCACCATCTTTTATGACAAGGAGAAG GTAGAGCTGCTAGAAGGTGGGACCTTTTGGTTGTCAGAGTCACCTTCAGTCCCTGGAAGCACATCTTGGGGCTCTGAAGTTCCTTGTATTGCAACGTGGGCG acatttcaactaaaaggaGTTGAGCCACCAGGTTTTTCATTTGAGATAGTAAATACAATCATGGACGAGTTCAGTCCTCGAGCCCGTAGGAGAAGTGCTTTACTCACATGGCAGCATATTGCGTCTTTGCCTCCTACCTTACCAGTTGTATATTGTGGAGGATTTAACACACAAAAGGAATCAACTACAGGACGTTTTCTTCTTGGGAGATCTAG GGAGCATGGAGTGGTAGGTGATATGAGGGATGTATGGCCCAACTCTCGGGTGAGGAAGAATGTCTCTCTCATTCGCACTTATCATGGCTTCAAAG GTGACAAGCAGGGAGCACTTGAATTCCTGAAGTTGATTTTCCGAGCTCTTTGCCTCTGCTGGGATCGCCAAACTCAGGATCTACACGTGGACTGGATTCTATTCAGAGGCCGATCTATGGTTCCCGCTTCATGTGAAGTGGTGAGCGACAATATGGACGGGTACTATCCATCCTCTCACTATCCGATATTTGCTGAGTTTATGCTTCCCCGGACAGTGAGATTGCTTGAACCATCTTCTCAGGATGCAAACTGA
- the LOC131320325 gene encoding leucine aminopeptidase 1-like — protein sequence MAATVVNWTSLLSSATVTASSSSVFTKLRSTPFLRLSFTLSPLCSRTRTQRMAQSLSRSTLGLTHPAPIQPPKISFAAKEIDLVEWKGDILAIGVTEKDMAKDENLKFQNPILKKLDSHLGGLLAEASSEEDFSGKAGQSTVLRLPGLGSKRVGLIGLGQCTSAIAAYRSLGEAVAGAAKTSQASNVAISLASSEGLSGDSKLTTASAIACGTVLGIHEDSRFKSESKKPALKSVDILGLGTGPELEKRLKYAEDVCSGIIFGRELVNAPANVLTPGVLAEEASKIASMYNDVLSVTILDAEQCKELKMGSYLGVAAASANPPHFIHLCYKPPSGPAKTKLALVGKGLTFDSGGYNIKTGPGCSIELMKFDMGGSAAVLGAAKALGQIKPPGVEVHFIVAACENMISGTGMRPGDIVTASNGKTIEVNNTDAEGRLTLADALVYACNQGVEKIVDLATLTGACVVALGPSIAGIFTPSDDLAKEVLAASEISGEKLWRMPLEESYWESMKSGVADMVNTGGRPGGAITAALFLKQFVDEKVQWMHIDMAGPVWNDKKKTGTGFGISTLVEWVLKNSS from the exons ATGGCCGCCACTGTAGTCAATTGGACTTCTCTCCTTTCTTCCGCGACTGTTACagcttcttcttcctctgtttTCACGAAATTGCGATCGACCCCGTTTCTTCGTCTCTCGTTTACACTCTCACCCTTGTGTTCTCGCACTAGGACGCAGCGCATGGCTCAGTCTCTCTCTCGCTCCACTCTTGGCCTCACTCATCCTGCTCCAATCCAACCCCCCAAG ATCTCGTTTGCTGCAAAAGAGATCGATTTGGTGGAATGGAAAGGGGATATACTTGCAATTGGGGTTACAGAGAAAGACATGGCTAAAGATGAGAACTTGAAATTCCAAAACCCGATCCTGAAGAAACTTGATTCTCATTTGGGCGGTTTATTGGCCGAAGCTTCTTCAGAGGAAGATTTCTCTGGGAAAGCTGGACAGTCAACAGTTCTTAGGCTTCCTGGTCTTGGGTCGAAGAGGGTTGGGTTAATTGGGCTTGGACAGTGTACTTCAGCTATCGCTGCATATCGGAGTCTTGGTGAGGCTGTTGCTGGGGCAGCGAAGACTTCACAGGCGAGTAATGTGGCCATTTCACTTGCCTCTTCCGAGGGTCTCTCTGGTGACTCAAAACTCACTACTGCTTCGGCAATAGCATGTG GAACTGTGCTGGGGATTCATGAAGATAGCAGGTTTAAGTCAGAGTCAAAGAAGCCAGCGCTGAAATCTGTGGATATTCTTGGTCTTGGAACTGGACCTGAGCTAGAGAAGAGACTTAAGTATGCAGAAGATGTTTGCTCGGGGATAATTTTTGGGAGAGAGTTGGTTAATGCACCTGCCAATGTGCTCACCCCTG GTGTCCTAGCAGAAGAAGCTTCAAAAATTGCCTCCATGTACAACGATGTTCTTTCTGTGACAATTTTGGATGCAGAGCAGTGCAAAGAATTGAAAATGGGTTCATACCTTGGTGTAGCTGCTGCTTCAGCAAATCCTCCACATTTCATCCATTTGTGTTACAAACCACCGAGTGGTCCTgctaaaaccaagttggctttGGTGGGGAAAGGATTGACTTTTGACAG TGGTGGCTACAACATCAAGACTGGACCTGGCTGTTCAATTGAGCTCATGAAATTTGACATGGGAGGTTCAGCAGCAGTTTTGGGTGCTGCAAAAGCTCTTGGTCAAATAAAACCACCAGGAGTAGAG GTTCATTTCATTGTTGCAGCTTGTGAGAATATGATAAGCGGAACTGGTATGAGGCCAGGAGACATTGTCACAGCCTCTAATGGAAAGACAATTGAG GTCAACAACACTGATGCAGAGGGAAGACTTACACTGGCAGATGCTTTGGTATATGCCTGTAACCAAGGCGTAGAGAAG ATAGTTGACCTAGCAACATTAACTGGGGCCTGCGTAGTTGCTCTTGGACCGTCAATTGCAG GTATCTTTACACCTAGTGAtgaccttgcaaaggaggtacTTGCAGCTTCAGAGATCAGTGGGGAAAAACTTTGGAGGATGCCATTGGAGGAAAGCTATTGGGAATCCATGAAATCAGGAGTAGCTGATATGGTCAATACTGGTGGTCGTCCAGGTGGTGCCATCACTGCAGCTCTTTTCTTGAAACAG TTCGTTGACGAGAAGGTTCAATGGATGCACATTGACATGGCTGGCCCTGTTTGGAATGATAAGAAGAAAACTGGAACAGGATTCGGCATTTCAACTCTGGTGGAATGGGTTCTGAAAAACTCTTCTTGA